In the genome of Pieris rapae chromosome 6, ilPieRapa1.1, whole genome shotgun sequence, one region contains:
- the LOC110991355 gene encoding general odorant-binding protein 72-like — MSVSIVVVIFVIVLALCNAMTMKQLKSTGKMMRKTCQPKNNVEDEQVDAISKGEFREEKEVMCYIACIMKMANAIKNGKLNYESAMKQADLLLPEEIKEPAKAAITACRKVADSYKDICEASFHVTKCIYNENPDAFFFP, encoded by the exons ATGTCAGTTTCAATTGTTGTCGTCATATTCGTTATAGTTCTTGCTTTGTGTAATGCG ATGACGATGAAACAACTGAAATCGACGGGGAAAATGATGAGAAAAACCTGTCAGCCCAAAAATAATGTTGAGGATG AACAAGTAGACGCAATATCAAAAGGTGAATTCAGAGAAGAAAAGGAAGTGATGTGCTACATTGCGTGTATTATGAAAATGGCTAATGCG ATTAAGAATGGCAAATTAAACTATGAATCGGCTATGAAACAAGCAGATTTACTACTTCCAGAAGAAATTAAAGAACCTGCAAAAGCCGCCATCACTGCATGTAGGAAAGTAG CGGACTCATACAAAGATATATGTGAAGCTTCGTTCCACGTTACAAAATGCATCTATAACGAAAATCCGGATGCATTCTTCTTcccttaa